One window of Desulfovibrio sp. TomC genomic DNA carries:
- a CDS encoding FUSC family protein, with protein MPALSTLWSRLGAAARKFGLRHALRTAVAAVATQLLVTALHLPQGYWAVVTAVIVMQANLGGSIRAAWTRLAGTAVGACFGAAAAHFGGQSVVAAGLAVFATLTVCSAIPRLRESSRVAGITAVIVILGGHPDIPALVLGFDRFLEIAVGIVTALVVSAVVLPSRASRALAHGLARLFEDVASLFAVVVEGRLREDYPERHVFALKDRILRTLARCRELRLEADAESRDKGESAMRAMLLFRGERLFEHVLGMDHVAVEWRGKGLHRHLPEELAALELTGAEVLTGLAAHLRGSGPLPEVAALDAAVAAAREKLSAMRRDRAPAAYDLSEVMHFFSFVHGMLACAADARETVARIRSMEMV; from the coding sequence ATGCCCGCTTTATCCACCCTCTGGTCCCGGCTCGGGGCCGCAGCCCGAAAATTCGGCCTGCGCCACGCCCTGCGCACGGCTGTGGCCGCCGTGGCCACCCAGCTACTGGTCACGGCCCTGCATCTGCCCCAGGGCTACTGGGCCGTGGTCACGGCCGTCATCGTCATGCAGGCCAACCTCGGCGGTTCGATACGCGCGGCCTGGACCCGACTGGCCGGCACGGCCGTGGGGGCCTGTTTCGGGGCGGCCGCCGCCCATTTCGGCGGACAATCGGTCGTTGCCGCCGGCCTGGCCGTTTTTGCCACCCTGACCGTGTGCTCGGCCATTCCCCGCTTGCGGGAAAGCTCCCGGGTGGCCGGCATCACGGCCGTCATTGTCATTTTAGGCGGCCATCCCGACATCCCGGCCCTGGTCCTCGGGTTCGACCGCTTCCTGGAAATCGCCGTCGGCATTGTCACCGCCCTGGTCGTCTCGGCCGTGGTGCTGCCGTCCCGGGCCAGTCGCGCCCTGGCCCATGGTCTGGCCCGGCTCTTTGAGGACGTGGCCTCGCTTTTTGCCGTGGTGGTGGAAGGACGGCTGCGGGAAGACTATCCCGAGCGGCATGTTTTCGCCCTAAAAGACCGTATCTTACGCACTTTGGCCCGCTGCCGGGAACTGCGCCTGGAGGCCGACGCCGAAAGCCGGGACAAGGGCGAGAGCGCCATGCGGGCCATGCTCCTGTTTCGGGGCGAACGGTTGTTTGAACATGTGCTTGGCATGGACCATGTGGCCGTGGAATGGCGCGGCAAAGGCCTGCACCGCCACCTGCCCGAAGAATTGGCCGCCCTGGAACTTACCGGGGCCGAGGTGCTGACCGGTCTGGCCGCCCATCTGCGCGGCAGCGGTCCCCTGCCCGAGGTCGCCGCCCTGGACGCCGCCGTGGCCGCCGCCCGGGAAAAGCTCAGTGCCATGCGCCGCGACCGCGCCCCGGCCGCCTACGATTTAAGCGAAGTCATGCACTTTTTCAGCTTCGTCCACGGCATGTTGGCCTGCGCCGCCGACGCCCGGGAAACCGTCGCCCGCATCCGCTCCATGGAGATGGTCTAA
- a CDS encoding SEL1-like repeat protein, with protein MSHASHSFRRQVLAAAFYGLVLLGALWLVAASCTTPELGSRLYDRGAGQAALPLLETAAARGSAPSSYRLGLLLAAGEIIPRDLPRALALLSFAAGKNSVPAMVAAGDLTRSLTGDDAAAAALYARAVGRGDVTAMARLGIMRASGAGGPADIDAALALLGRAAKAGNAQAATALGQTLLALDAAGDPRGGDPGAAAKWFEAAGQAGDAEALTRLAELVADGRGLPADTARAASLRRRAAEAGHAPAAYDLGLMYLTGQGVTAYPLEAARLFERAAEAGHVAAMLQLGDMYFAGLGVFRDPAKAVALYDAAAQADDRAAAAACRLFAAGPEDRRDAPRAGRYCAKAAEAGDTESAMLLGLGMVRGRIPGDAAQGAALLSRAAWAGNAPAMYAMALLHLSGQGVSGNPAEAFRWCAKAAEAGLPEAKALLAALSEEEFPSAANLAKAIDFYREAATAGDAEAGFALGSLLSKGLAGPPDFTEARKWYEQAALAGDARAQFNLGLMYLTGKGGAVNDAEALRWMLEAAKRGDAHARSNVATMTLTGRGRPSDPREAFRWYRLAAGQGYAQAQAMLAGFYYEGRVVPRDFESALFWLNLASRTPGSDALLLRAGRAKAVLEKRLTPDQLERVTARLAAYKPAGFDPEAEKLVVEAIKFLPPSARGPGYPTTTAQAGPGGTPPPTISAADPKALF; from the coding sequence ATGTCCCATGCTTCGCACTCTTTCCGCCGTCAGGTCCTGGCTGCCGCGTTCTATGGGCTGGTCCTCCTCGGGGCGCTGTGGCTGGTGGCAGCCAGCTGCACCACGCCGGAACTGGGTTCGCGGCTTTATGACCGGGGGGCCGGACAAGCCGCCCTGCCGCTCCTGGAAACCGCCGCTGCCCGGGGCTCGGCGCCGTCCTCCTACCGCCTGGGCCTGCTCCTGGCCGCCGGCGAGATCATTCCCCGGGACCTGCCCCGGGCCTTGGCTCTTTTGTCCTTTGCCGCCGGTAAAAACTCTGTCCCGGCCATGGTTGCGGCCGGCGACCTGACCCGAAGCCTCACCGGCGACGACGCCGCTGCGGCCGCCCTCTACGCCAGGGCGGTCGGGCGCGGCGACGTAACGGCCATGGCCCGTCTGGGCATCATGCGGGCGTCCGGAGCCGGCGGCCCGGCCGACATCGACGCGGCCCTGGCCCTGCTTGGCCGGGCAGCCAAAGCCGGCAACGCCCAGGCGGCCACAGCCCTGGGGCAGACCCTGCTGGCCCTTGACGCGGCCGGCGACCCCCGGGGCGGCGACCCGGGGGCAGCGGCCAAGTGGTTCGAGGCGGCCGGTCAGGCCGGCGATGCCGAGGCGCTGACCCGGTTGGCCGAACTCGTGGCCGACGGCCGGGGCCTGCCGGCCGACACGGCCCGGGCAGCCAGCCTTCGCCGTCGCGCGGCCGAAGCCGGCCATGCCCCGGCAGCCTACGACCTGGGCCTTATGTATCTGACCGGCCAGGGGGTCACGGCCTATCCCCTGGAGGCAGCCCGGCTGTTCGAGCGGGCGGCCGAAGCCGGCCATGTGGCGGCCATGCTGCAACTGGGGGACATGTATTTCGCGGGCCTGGGCGTCTTTCGCGATCCGGCCAAGGCGGTGGCCCTCTACGACGCCGCGGCCCAGGCCGATGACCGGGCGGCCGCTGCCGCCTGCCGGCTCTTTGCCGCCGGACCGGAAGACCGCCGCGACGCCCCGCGCGCCGGGCGGTATTGCGCCAAGGCGGCCGAGGCCGGCGATACAGAATCAGCCATGCTCCTCGGCCTGGGCATGGTACGCGGCCGGATTCCCGGCGACGCGGCCCAAGGCGCGGCCCTGCTCTCCCGGGCGGCCTGGGCCGGCAACGCGCCAGCCATGTACGCCATGGCCCTGCTCCATCTGTCCGGCCAGGGCGTGTCCGGCAATCCGGCCGAGGCCTTTCGCTGGTGCGCCAAGGCGGCCGAGGCCGGGCTGCCGGAAGCCAAGGCCCTGCTCGCCGCCTTGTCGGAAGAGGAATTTCCCAGTGCCGCCAATCTGGCCAAGGCCATCGACTTCTACCGCGAGGCGGCCACAGCCGGTGACGCCGAGGCCGGCTTCGCCCTGGGGTCGCTCCTCTCCAAAGGGCTGGCCGGGCCGCCGGATTTCACTGAAGCGCGCAAATGGTATGAGCAGGCGGCCTTGGCCGGGGATGCCCGGGCCCAGTTCAACCTGGGGCTTATGTATCTGACGGGCAAGGGCGGCGCGGTCAACGACGCCGAGGCGTTGCGCTGGATGCTCGAAGCGGCCAAACGCGGCGACGCCCATGCCCGCAGCAATGTGGCCACCATGACCCTGACCGGCCGGGGCAGGCCGTCCGATCCCCGGGAGGCCTTCCGCTGGTACCGGCTGGCGGCAGGCCAGGGCTATGCCCAGGCCCAGGCCATGCTGGCGGGATTTTATTATGAGGGGCGGGTGGTGCCGCGCGATTTCGAGAGTGCGCTGTTCTGGCTGAATCTGGCCAGCCGCACGCCCGGCAGCGATGCCCTGCTGCTGCGGGCGGGCCGGGCCAAGGCGGTGCTGGAAAAGCGGCTTACCCCGGACCAGTTGGAGCGGGTGACAGCCCGACTGGCCGCCTACAAGCCGGCTGGCTTTGATCCTGAAGCGGAAAAGCTCGTGGTGGAGGCCATCAAATTTCTGCCGCCAAGCGCCCGGGGTCCGGGCTATCCGACCACCACCGCCCAGGCCGGCCCCGGGGGGACGCCGCCGCCGACCATAAGCGCGGCCGACCCCAAGGCCTTGTTTTAG
- a CDS encoding A24 family peptidase, with amino-acid sequence MPLPPQTLLAFAVTAVAVLAGAAVDVTQKRIPNLITFPAMLALIAVHTAFSGLPGLTDALLGLVGGFIIFLIPHLFRVLGAGDVKLMAAVGAGLGPSALLTVFLFTSLAGGVQSLAWLMAKHRAGTGKEPGYRVCYGPAIAVGTLATMALPFFGQPYLSIAFPRF; translated from the coding sequence ATGCCCCTTCCCCCGCAAACCCTGCTCGCCTTTGCCGTCACCGCCGTGGCCGTTCTTGCCGGCGCGGCTGTGGATGTCACCCAAAAACGCATCCCCAACCTGATCACCTTTCCGGCCATGCTGGCCCTCATTGCCGTCCATACCGCCTTCTCGGGCCTGCCCGGCCTGACCGACGCCCTGCTTGGGCTGGTGGGTGGGTTTATCATTTTTCTCATCCCGCACCTGTTTCGCGTGCTCGGGGCCGGCGACGTCAAGCTCATGGCCGCTGTCGGGGCCGGCCTTGGCCCCTCGGCCCTGCTCACGGTGTTTCTTTTCACCAGCCTGGCCGGCGGCGTGCAGTCGCTGGCCTGGCTCATGGCCAAACACCGTGCCGGCACAGGGAAAGAACCGGGCTACCGGGTGTGCTACGGCCCGGCTATCGCCGTCGGGACCCTGGCGACCATGGCCCTGCCCTTTTTCGGGCAGCCGTATCTTTCCATTGCCTTCCCCCGTTTCTAG
- a CDS encoding sensor histidine kinase — MTGGRLLIAGGPDRDPVGLAAELIRSGRSCAPLAFHRVLSAELLVLPDCVIIALFDLPGPDPLPGLLAALDGLPVHAIFLADAGFLAPDDGIRVLRGLAADGLATVLDMLDERDALARQGAGHLAWKQAFFNGFPGIMAVCDVRRRVLFGNAALSRRAGADPAGLACYAALHGRGEPCPWCPADEVLAGRTVSMEIQSPLDGRYFSMTSAPLLLPGEGPLMLSLFADVTDRNMALSRLKALNRDLERRVAERTEVLTRQTAELAEANTRLLELDALKSGFLATVTHDLRTPLTSVMGFAKLTRREFCKEFMPFSEISDPLRRKGSRIADNLRIIENEGLRLTRLVNDFLDLSKIESGRLDWNDRHVDPAEVVRMAIEAVGGEYEQNERLALVVDIAGPLPPLHLDPDRLVQVLVNLLTNAARHTFEGEVTLVARALPRGRVELRVDDTGPGIEAGERERIFDKFYQAHQGDTQPGQRQGTGLGLAICKHIVERYGGAIRAEARAPHGTSFVVELPTASGRSQGGGPAPASARTTSESLLS, encoded by the coding sequence GTGACCGGCGGCCGGCTGCTCATTGCCGGCGGCCCGGACAGGGACCCCGTCGGTTTGGCTGCCGAGCTTATCCGATCCGGCCGATCCTGCGCCCCCCTGGCCTTCCACCGCGTCCTTTCCGCCGAGCTGCTCGTCCTGCCCGATTGCGTCATCATTGCACTTTTCGATCTGCCCGGTCCCGATCCGTTGCCCGGACTGCTGGCTGCTTTGGACGGACTCCCTGTCCATGCCATATTTCTGGCTGACGCCGGTTTTCTCGCCCCCGACGACGGGATACGGGTTTTGCGCGGGCTTGCCGCAGACGGGCTGGCCACAGTCCTCGACATGCTGGACGAACGCGACGCGCTGGCCCGGCAGGGGGCAGGGCATTTGGCCTGGAAGCAGGCTTTTTTTAATGGATTCCCCGGCATCATGGCGGTGTGCGATGTCCGCCGGCGGGTGCTCTTTGGCAATGCCGCCCTGAGCCGCCGGGCCGGGGCCGATCCGGCCGGACTGGCGTGCTATGCCGCCCTGCACGGCCGGGGAGAACCCTGCCCCTGGTGTCCGGCCGACGAGGTCCTGGCCGGGCGCACCGTGTCCATGGAAATTCAAAGCCCGCTGGACGGCCGCTATTTCTCCATGACCAGCGCCCCGTTGCTTCTTCCAGGCGAAGGGCCGCTTATGTTGTCGCTTTTTGCCGACGTCACCGACCGCAACATGGCCCTGTCCCGGCTGAAGGCACTTAACCGCGACCTGGAACGCCGGGTCGCCGAGCGCACCGAGGTCCTGACCCGCCAGACAGCCGAGTTGGCCGAGGCCAACACCCGGCTCCTTGAACTTGATGCCCTCAAATCCGGCTTCCTGGCCACCGTCACCCACGATCTGCGCACGCCGCTCACTTCGGTGATGGGCTTTGCCAAGCTGACCCGCCGGGAATTTTGCAAAGAGTTCATGCCCTTTTCCGAGATCAGCGATCCCCTGCGCCGCAAGGGATCGCGCATCGCCGACAACCTGCGCATCATTGAAAACGAGGGCCTGCGCCTGACCCGGCTGGTCAACGATTTTCTGGATCTCTCCAAGATCGAGTCCGGCCGGCTCGACTGGAACGATCGCCATGTGGACCCGGCCGAGGTGGTGCGCATGGCGATTGAGGCTGTTGGCGGCGAATACGAGCAAAACGAACGTCTGGCTCTGGTCGTGGACATCGCCGGGCCGTTGCCCCCGCTGCACCTGGATCCCGACCGGCTGGTGCAGGTGCTGGTCAATCTGCTCACCAACGCCGCCCGCCACACCTTTGAGGGCGAGGTGACCCTGGTCGCCAGAGCGTTGCCGCGGGGCCGGGTGGAACTGCGGGTGGACGACACCGGCCCCGGCATCGAGGCGGGGGAACGCGAGCGCATCTTCGACAAATTTTATCAGGCCCACCAGGGCGACACCCAGCCGGGACAGCGTCAGGGCACGGGCCTGGGACTGGCCATTTGCAAGCATATTGTCGAACGCTACGGCGGGGCCATCCGGGCCGAGGCGCGCGCCCCCCACGGTACAAGCTTCGTGGTGGAGTTGCCGACGGCGTCAGGCCGTTCCCAGGGCGGCGGCCCGGCTCCGGCGAGTGCGCGTACGACGTCCGAATCCCTGCTGTCCTAG
- a CDS encoding LysM peptidoglycan-binding domain-containing protein, protein MPWCVLVFALALLAMPCPGLAGDTTHIVRPGDNPAALAKRYRVSVAAILARNQGLDPCRLKVGDALVIPEAPAAATAPAAPGAPGAPGTSGPPPAPAAARPAVPPKNLALPDEETPGQRYVVAPGDCPAAIAERFGIPLAVLTRANPGLDPKKLPVGCVLTVPEGNACAPPPVPVTRPGESGSAAPLVMDFQ, encoded by the coding sequence ATGCCCTGGTGCGTGTTGGTTTTCGCTCTTGCCCTGCTGGCCATGCCCTGCCCGGGCCTTGCCGGCGACACCACCCACATCGTCCGGCCCGGCGACAATCCGGCCGCCCTGGCCAAACGCTATCGCGTGTCCGTGGCAGCCATCCTCGCCCGCAACCAGGGCCTTGATCCCTGCCGCCTCAAGGTCGGCGACGCCCTGGTCATTCCCGAGGCCCCGGCAGCAGCCACAGCACCCGCAGCGCCTGGGGCGCCTGGAGCGCCTGGAACCTCCGGGCCGCCGCCCGCACCCGCCGCCGCCCGTCCGGCGGTCCCGCCAAAAAATCTCGCACTGCCCGACGAGGAAACTCCGGGACAACGCTATGTCGTCGCTCCGGGAGACTGTCCGGCCGCCATTGCCGAACGCTTCGGCATCCCGCTGGCGGTGCTGACCCGGGCCAATCCGGGCCTGGACCCCAAAAAACTGCCGGTCGGCTGTGTGCTGACGGTGCCTGAGGGCAATGCCTGCGCCCCGCCTCCGGTGCCCGTGACCCGTCCCGGCGAATCAGGGTCCGCCGCACCCCTGGTCATGGACTTCCAGTAG
- a CDS encoding AAA family ATPase, with protein sequence MIDATELVVAAGQVAALRAEMAKVLVGRDVFTDRLLIGLLCRGHVLIEGVPGLAKTLAVSTLARALRAEFRRVQFTPDLLPADICGTEIYQPATGTFVVRRGPVFANILLADEINRAPSKVQSALLEAMAEGRVTIGGETFALPQPFMVLATQNPIEQEGTYPLPEAQVDRFLLQLTVAYPTPDEEAEIVRRACLAKEPEVATVLDGGQVLALSDLAGRVHLDARLLEYIVALVGATRNPGGSGLDHLAGQVAYGASPRAAIALARTAKALALLSGRGYATPQDVKAMAPDVLRHRVLLTYEAQAQGLTPDAAVTSILGAVAVP encoded by the coding sequence ATGATCGATGCAACGGAACTGGTGGTTGCGGCCGGCCAAGTGGCGGCGCTTCGGGCCGAGATGGCCAAGGTGCTGGTGGGACGGGACGTTTTCACCGACCGCCTGTTGATCGGCCTCTTGTGCCGGGGGCATGTGCTCATCGAAGGCGTGCCGGGACTGGCCAAGACGTTGGCCGTTTCGACTCTGGCCCGGGCGCTTCGGGCCGAATTCCGGCGCGTGCAGTTCACCCCGGACCTGCTGCCGGCCGACATCTGCGGCACGGAGATCTACCAGCCGGCCACCGGGACCTTTGTCGTGCGCCGGGGACCGGTTTTTGCCAATATTCTCTTGGCCGACGAGATCAATCGCGCCCCGTCCAAGGTGCAGTCCGCCCTGCTTGAGGCCATGGCCGAGGGCCGGGTGACCATTGGCGGCGAGACCTTTGCCCTGCCGCAGCCGTTTATGGTGCTGGCCACCCAAAATCCCATTGAACAGGAAGGCACGTATCCCTTGCCCGAAGCCCAGGTGGACCGGTTTCTGCTCCAGTTGACGGTGGCCTATCCCACCCCGGACGAGGAGGCGGAAATCGTGCGCCGGGCTTGTCTGGCGAAGGAACCCGAGGTGGCGACGGTGCTCGACGGCGGGCAGGTGCTGGCGTTGTCGGATCTGGCCGGCCGGGTGCATCTCGATGCCCGGCTGCTGGAGTATATCGTGGCCCTGGTCGGGGCCACCCGGAACCCCGGCGGGTCGGGACTGGACCATCTGGCCGGTCAGGTGGCCTATGGCGCTTCACCCCGGGCGGCCATTGCCCTGGCCCGCACGGCCAAGGCGCTGGCCCTGCTGTCCGGGCGCGGCTACGCCACGCCGCAGGATGTCAAGGCCATGGCCCCGGACGTGCTGCGCCACCGTGTGCTCCTCACCTACGAGGCCCAGGCCCAAGGGCTGACCCCGGACGCGGCCGTAACCTCGATCCTGGGAGCCGTGGCGGTGCCGTGA
- a CDS encoding response regulator — translation MEQDRAQTLLSELAAVSAERDRLRQGLAEAGSVIERLRTDAQAGSQAKADFMARMTHEMRTPLSAIIGLVNLAQPLLEHPKVADYLAKIQASARGLLEVVDDITDFSRLEKGKADLTVAPFALSASLTRVADRLLPEARTKGLALTVRLDPAIPKRLVGDCSRLEGILGHLADNAVKFTERGVVRLEAELVARQGGTAAVAFCVADSGIGMEEASIPAMLESFTQGDGSLSRPYGGTGLGLALASRGVALLGGALSVESRPGQGTQFRFSIRLAEDAAERPADIRPDAPAAAPVSPGAPRIQALAGDAAISLSERPLSGTLVLLVEDNAINQQVARETLERLGAAVDVAQNGREAVEMVGAAFYDVVLMDVQMPVMDGLAATRAIRILPGAADLPVVALTAHALDEDRDRCLEAGMNDYLTKPLEVDCLLEALGQWIAPAAAAARAKAESQAVRTSAAQTAGGLAKQPSPGIDIPTALTRLGGNGRLLASVAVEFGRDYADCAGTLVQLVAKGDIESARRLVHTVKGVAGNLAASALAEAARAIEVVLSDGGRPDVAAMDDFAAALAAAVASAAALTPPSGPEPICSATGCWRVLLVDDAKLNRAIFSQILRNAGHEVVTADNGKEACRTLFGEKNSGRPFDLILLDIEMPEMDGPTAARTIRRLLSASVAPPCPPGIPIVALTSHDADAERQRCLEAGMDACLHKVFEQGELLEALLGVMGSREDKARHSTCPRPTTGGGAGLLPLLRCMAGHLAEGSIRADEDMAVVREAFVGCVAPPEVAELAEAVERYEFARALGILRRLALALGLDLAAVPEKRGEASPGTAAF, via the coding sequence ATGGAGCAGGATCGCGCCCAGACCTTGCTGAGTGAATTGGCTGCTGTCTCGGCCGAGCGAGACCGGTTGCGCCAGGGGTTGGCCGAGGCTGGCAGCGTCATCGAACGCCTGCGCACCGATGCCCAGGCCGGCAGTCAGGCCAAGGCTGATTTCATGGCCCGCATGACCCATGAGATGCGCACCCCGCTTTCGGCCATCATTGGGCTGGTCAATCTGGCCCAACCACTGCTCGAACATCCCAAGGTTGCCGATTATCTAGCCAAGATCCAGGCTTCGGCCCGGGGATTGCTCGAAGTCGTCGACGACATCACTGATTTTTCCCGCCTGGAAAAGGGCAAGGCCGATCTCACGGTCGCGCCGTTTGCACTCTCCGCCTCCCTGACCCGGGTGGCCGACCGACTGTTGCCCGAGGCCCGGACCAAGGGTTTGGCCCTGACCGTGCGCCTGGACCCGGCCATCCCGAAGCGTCTGGTGGGCGACTGCTCGCGCCTCGAAGGCATCCTGGGCCATCTGGCCGACAATGCCGTGAAATTTACCGAGCGCGGAGTGGTGCGTCTGGAAGCGGAGCTGGTGGCCCGGCAGGGCGGCACAGCCGCCGTGGCCTTTTGCGTGGCCGACAGCGGCATCGGCATGGAGGAGGCCTCCATTCCGGCCATGCTCGAATCCTTCACCCAGGGCGACGGTTCCCTGTCGCGTCCCTACGGCGGCACGGGCCTCGGTCTGGCCCTGGCCAGCCGGGGGGTGGCCCTTTTGGGGGGGGCCTTGTCCGTTGAAAGTCGGCCGGGCCAGGGAACGCAGTTTCGGTTTTCCATCCGTTTGGCTGAAGACGCAGCCGAGCGCCCCGCCGACATCCGGCCGGACGCGCCGGCGGCCGCCCCGGTGTCGCCGGGAGCGCCCCGGATCCAGGCCCTGGCCGGCGACGCCGCCATTTCCCTGTCTGAGCGCCCCTTGTCCGGGACTCTGGTGCTCCTGGTCGAGGACAACGCCATCAACCAGCAGGTGGCCCGCGAGACCCTGGAACGCCTGGGCGCGGCGGTCGATGTGGCCCAAAACGGCCGCGAGGCCGTGGAGATGGTGGGCGCGGCCTTTTACGACGTCGTGCTCATGGACGTGCAGATGCCGGTGATGGACGGACTGGCCGCCACCCGGGCCATCCGCATCCTGCCCGGCGCGGCCGATCTGCCCGTTGTGGCCCTGACCGCCCACGCCCTGGACGAGGACCGCGACCGTTGTCTGGAAGCAGGCATGAACGACTATCTGACCAAGCCGCTTGAGGTGGACTGCCTGCTGGAGGCGCTTGGCCAGTGGATCGCGCCGGCTGCGGCTGCGGCCCGGGCCAAGGCCGAGTCCCAGGCCGTGCGCACGAGCGCGGCCCAGACGGCGGGCGGCTTGGCCAAACAGCCGTCGCCGGGCATCGACATCCCCACGGCCCTGACGCGCCTTGGCGGCAATGGCCGTTTGCTGGCCAGCGTGGCTGTGGAATTCGGCCGGGATTATGCCGACTGCGCCGGCACTCTGGTGCAACTCGTGGCCAAGGGCGATATCGAGTCGGCCCGACGCCTGGTCCATACCGTCAAGGGTGTGGCCGGCAATCTGGCCGCCTCCGCGCTGGCCGAGGCCGCCCGGGCCATTGAAGTCGTCCTGTCCGATGGAGGGCGCCCCGACGTCGCCGCCATGGACGATTTTGCCGCGGCCCTGGCCGCCGCCGTGGCCAGTGCCGCGGCCTTGACGCCGCCAAGCGGCCCTGAGCCGATCTGTTCCGCCACAGGCTGCTGGCGGGTGCTGCTGGTGGACGATGCCAAACTGAACCGGGCCATCTTCTCCCAGATTCTTCGCAACGCCGGCCATGAGGTGGTCACGGCCGACAACGGCAAGGAAGCCTGTCGGACGCTGTTTGGGGAAAAAAATAGCGGGCGGCCCTTCGATCTGATTCTCTTGGACATCGAGATGCCCGAGATGGATGGTCCGACCGCCGCCCGCACCATCCGCCGGCTGCTCTCGGCCAGCGTCGCCCCGCCGTGTCCACCGGGCATCCCCATCGTGGCCCTGACGTCCCATGACGCGGACGCGGAACGGCAACGCTGCCTGGAGGCCGGCATGGACGCCTGCCTGCACAAGGTTTTTGAACAGGGCGAATTATTGGAGGCGCTTTTGGGCGTCATGGGCAGTCGGGAGGACAAAGCCCGCCATTCGACCTGCCCGCGGCCGACAACAGGGGGCGGGGCGGGCCTGTTGCCGCTGTTGCGCTGCATGGCCGGACATCTGGCCGAAGGCAGCATCCGGGCCGATGAAGACATGGCCGTGGTCCGCGAGGCCTTTGTCGGCTGTGTTGCGCCGCCGGAAGTGGCTGAACTGGCCGAGGCCGTGGAGCGCTACGAATTTGCCCGCGCTCTGGGCATCCTCAGACGTCTGGCCCTGGCCCTGGGGCTTGACCTGGCGGCGGTCCCGGAAAAGCGGGGCGAAGCCTCCCCCGGAACCGCGGCCTTTTAG
- a CDS encoding tetratricopeptide repeat protein, producing the protein MSLRNLAAPVALAALLACLPGCGSMKFSSSDEPTGKDAVTSGNAAFDQKDYARACRELSKAGAAAGAETLTRAGIACSKDGQDKAEQAFRAALAANPSYAPAMEGMGLTAFGNGDASRARDMLEAAAKAGGKDARATVALGDALLATGQCDKAQAAYQEALRREAGNAQAKARLDATRMLCGVKRPTAASSAAPAMGTGSTGSPLSPGASQPTAPASPKESGKPAKPATRTIDLNDI; encoded by the coding sequence ATGTCGCTTCGCAACCTCGCCGCGCCCGTGGCTCTGGCTGCCTTGCTGGCCTGCCTGCCCGGCTGCGGTTCCATGAAATTCTCCTCGTCGGATGAACCGACCGGCAAAGATGCCGTGACCTCCGGCAATGCCGCCTTTGACCAGAAAGATTACGCCCGGGCCTGCCGGGAACTGTCAAAGGCCGGGGCCGCGGCCGGGGCCGAAACCCTGACCCGGGCCGGCATCGCCTGCAGCAAGGACGGCCAGGACAAGGCCGAGCAGGCCTTTCGGGCCGCCCTGGCCGCCAATCCTTCCTATGCCCCGGCCATGGAGGGCATGGGCCTGACCGCCTTTGGCAACGGGGACGCATCCCGGGCCAGAGACATGCTTGAAGCGGCGGCCAAGGCCGGCGGCAAGGACGCCCGGGCGACAGTCGCCCTTGGCGACGCATTGCTGGCCACCGGCCAGTGCGACAAGGCCCAGGCCGCCTATCAGGAAGCGCTTCGCCGCGAGGCCGGCAATGCCCAGGCCAAGGCCCGCCTGGACGCCACCCGGATGCTGTGCGGCGTCAAACGCCCGACAGCGGCCAGTTCGGCCGCCCCGGCAATGGGAACCGGCTCGACCGGCTCGCCCCTGTCCCCGGGCGCGTCCCAACCCACGGCCCCGGCCAGCCCCAAGGAGTCCGGCAAACCAGCCAAACCGGCCACCAGGACCATCGACTTAAACGACATTTAG